In Fundidesulfovibrio magnetotacticus, a single window of DNA contains:
- a CDS encoding DVU_1551 family NTP transferase — MTTVLPQAPRVAAVILAAGLSSRMEGGFKPLMPLGGATVLERAAVLLHQCGAEHALVVAGNRACEVNAEAQRLGLACVENPDFLEGMFSSVRAGLAALPGGFDAVLVLPVDIPLVRPATVRLLLASWRGQAVAYPTFAGERGHPPLLAARTVPSVLAWDGNRGLRGALEAVEMLEPALETPCADANILFDLDTPEDYREAALRAARLSRPGTAEALALLALHGVPERGLAHARAVARVAVALADALNARRVLSGALPPLDTELIESAALLHDIAKGRPGHEALGGRILDAAGFPEAARIVEAHRDLSLPEEAPLTGREVVYLADKLARGAQLVEVSRRFQEKLDRFGADPEAFRAISGRRDRALSMLARVEREAGWPVAEILRRAGLPAPVGGGA; from the coding sequence ATGACGACGGTTCTTCCGCAAGCGCCGCGCGTGGCGGCGGTGATCCTCGCGGCCGGGCTTTCCTCGCGCATGGAGGGCGGTTTCAAGCCGCTCATGCCCCTGGGCGGGGCCACCGTCCTGGAGCGCGCGGCAGTTCTGTTGCACCAGTGCGGCGCGGAGCACGCGCTGGTCGTGGCGGGCAACAGGGCCTGCGAGGTGAACGCCGAGGCGCAACGCCTGGGCCTGGCCTGCGTGGAGAACCCCGACTTCCTGGAGGGCATGTTCAGTTCCGTGCGCGCGGGCCTGGCGGCCCTGCCCGGAGGCTTCGACGCCGTGCTCGTGCTGCCCGTGGACATCCCCCTGGTGCGCCCTGCCACCGTGCGCCTGCTGCTGGCGTCCTGGCGGGGCCAGGCCGTGGCCTACCCCACATTCGCAGGCGAGCGGGGCCACCCCCCCCTGCTGGCCGCGCGGACCGTGCCCAGCGTGCTGGCCTGGGACGGAAACAGGGGGCTGCGCGGGGCGCTGGAGGCCGTCGAAATGCTCGAACCAGCCCTGGAAACGCCCTGCGCCGACGCCAACATCCTCTTCGACCTGGACACCCCCGAGGACTACCGCGAGGCGGCGTTGCGGGCGGCGCGCCTCTCCCGGCCCGGCACGGCCGAGGCCCTGGCCCTGCTGGCGCTCCACGGCGTGCCGGAGCGGGGCCTGGCCCATGCCCGGGCCGTGGCCCGCGTGGCCGTGGCCCTGGCGGACGCGCTCAACGCACGGCGCGTCCTCTCCGGCGCGCTGCCGCCGCTGGACACGGAGCTGATCGAGTCCGCCGCCCTGCTCCACGACATCGCCAAGGGCCGCCCCGGACACGAGGCCCTGGGCGGGCGCATCCTGGATGCCGCAGGTTTTCCCGAGGCCGCGCGCATCGTGGAGGCCCACCGCGACCTGAGCCTGCCGGAAGAAGCCCCCCTCACCGGGCGCGAGGTGGTCTACCTGGCCGACAAGCTGGCCCGGGGGGCGCAGTTGGTGGAGGTGTCCCGGCGCTTCCAGGAAAAGCTGGACCGCTTCGGGGCCGATCCCGAGGCCTTCCGGGCCATCAGCGGACGGCGCGACCGCGCCCTGTCCATGCTCGCGCGGGTGGAGCGCGAGGCGGGCTGGCCCGTGGCGGAAATCCTCCGGCGCGCGGGGCTCCCCGCCCCGGTCGGGGGCGGCGCGTGA